From Vulpes vulpes isolate BD-2025 chromosome 7, VulVul3, whole genome shotgun sequence, one genomic window encodes:
- the CAV2 gene encoding caveolin-2 isoform X1 → MGLETEKADVQLCMDDDAYSRHSAVDFGDLEQLADSGSDRDPRRLNSHLQVGFEDVIAEPASAHSCDKVWICSHALFEVSKYVIYKFLTFLLAMPMAFAAGVLFATLSCLHIWIIMPFVKTCLMVLPSVQTIWKSVTDAVIAPLCSSVGRSFSSVSLQVSHD, encoded by the exons ATGGGGCTGGAGACCGAGAAGGCCGACGTCCAGCTCTGCATGGACGACGACGCCTACAGCCGCCACAGCGCCGTGGACTTCGGCGACCTGGAGCAGCTGGCGGACTCGGGCTCCGACCGCGACCCCCGCCGCCTCAACTCGCACCTCCAG GTGGGCTTCGAGGACGTGATTGCGGAGCCCGCGTCTGCGCACTCGTGCGACAAGGTGTGGATTTGCAGCCATGCCCTGTTTGAGGTCAGCAAGTACGTGATCTACAAGTTCCTGACGTTCCTCCTGGCGATGCCCATGGCCTTCGCGGCAGGGGTTCTCTTCGCCACCCTCAGCTGCCTGCACATCTG GATTATAATGCCTTTCGTGAAGACCTGCCTCATGGTCCTGCCTTCGGTGCAGACCATATGGAAGAGTGTAACAGATGCTGTCATTGCCCCGTTGTGTTCAAGTGTAGGACGCAGCTTCTCTTCTGTCAGCTTGCAAGTGAGTCACGACTGA
- the CAV2 gene encoding caveolin-2 isoform X2 produces MGLETEKADVQLCMDDDAYSRHSAVDFGDLEQLADSGSDRDPRRLNSHLQDYNAFREDLPHGPAFGADHMEECNRCCHCPVVFKCRTQLLFCQLASESRLNTWTPGLESWIL; encoded by the exons ATGGGGCTGGAGACCGAGAAGGCCGACGTCCAGCTCTGCATGGACGACGACGCCTACAGCCGCCACAGCGCCGTGGACTTCGGCGACCTGGAGCAGCTGGCGGACTCGGGCTCCGACCGCGACCCCCGCCGCCTCAACTCGCACCTCCAG GATTATAATGCCTTTCGTGAAGACCTGCCTCATGGTCCTGCCTTCGGTGCAGACCATATGGAAGAGTGTAACAGATGCTGTCATTGCCCCGTTGTGTTCAAGTGTAGGACGCAGCTTCTCTTCTGTCAGCTTGCAAGTGAGTCACGACTGAACACTTGGaccccagggctggagagctggatACTGTAA